Below is a window of Aeromonas veronii DNA.
GTTTCCACCCCTATAACGTAGGCCGTCTGGCCCAGCGTATTCCGGCGCTGCGCCCCTGCACCCCGAAAGGGATCATGACGTTGATTGAGGCCACTGGCGTCAAGACGCATGGTCTGCATGCTGTCGTGGTGGGGGCGTCCAACATAGTGGGGCGTCCCATGACCCTCGAATTGCTGCTGGCGGGCTGCACGACCACGACCTGCCACCGCTTTACCCGGGATCTGGAAGATCAGGTACGCCGTGCCGATCTGCTGGTTGTCGCGGTCGGTAAGCCTAACTTCATTCCAGGCGAGTGGATTAAGCCGGGGGCACTGGTCATCGATGTGGGCATCAACCGTTTGGCAGATGGCTCGCTGGTCGGGGATGTGGAGTTTGAGACGGCGCGCAGCCATGCCTCCTTCATTACCCCAGTACCCGGTGGCGTGGGCCCGATGACGGTGGCCAGTCTGATGGAAAATACCCTGATCGCTTGCAGTGAATATCACGACTGATCATGGTTGGCGATAACCCTGTGATCCCGTGAGGAGCAGGATGCGCCAAAAACCTGACAATAAAAAACCGGTTGCTCAACGAGAAACCGGTTTTTTATTTATCCAACGGGTGTTATTTACATATTTTGTGCTTCGTTTGGCACAATCACAGAAGCGTGATTTCCTTTCGGCCCCTGTTGCAGTTCAAAATTGACGGCCTGACCCGCTTTCAGGGTCTTGTAGCCTTCCATTTGAATCGTGGAGTAGTGAGCGAAGATATCCTCACCGCCCCCTTCCGGACAGATAAACCCAAATCCTTTTGCGTTGTTAAACCACTTAACTGTGCCGGTTGCCATACTTCTACATCCTTTTATTGATTACCCAGAAGTCGTTGAGTAACCTGCGCCAGCCCTTTATAACTAGGGACATAAGCCCATAGCAGACGGGTACAGATTAGCAAGTAACCAATCTAGTCCAACTTTTGAACGAGTCAAGAAGTTGTTAACAATTGATGTGATCTGGTTAACAAGTCTATTGACAAGCTTGTGTTAGACGGTAGTAATCTAGAGGTACCAAAGCGCGATTATGAGCAAGCAGAAAGAACTCTTTGCTAATGAAGAGATTGCAGAAGCAGAGAAAACAAAGCTGCAGCCGCCACCCATGTATAAGGTTGTGTTGAACAACGATGACTACACTCCAATGGAGTTTGTGGTGGAGGTGCTGCAAAAGTTCTTTGGTATGGATTTGGACAAGGCGACTCAGGTCATGCTGAGTGTGCATTATAGTGGTAAGGGGGTCTGTGGCATGTTTACCGCAGAGATCGCCGAAACCAAGGTTGTCCAGGTCAACACCTATGCACGTAACAATGAACATCCACTGCTCTGTACTATGGAAAAGGCTTGAATCTGATGACTTGATGGCAAGTGTGACACCACATTGTAGCTGTACTAGGGGAGGTGCCTATGTTGAATAAAGATCTAGAAAAGACGCTGAACGAGGCGTTCAAACTGGCCCGTGACGAGCGCCACGAATTCATGACTGTCGAGCACCTGTTGTTAGCCCTTCTGGATAACAGTTCAGCCCATGAGGCGCTGAGCTCCTGTGGTGCCGATGTCGAGCTGATGCGCAAGGAGATCCGCGCATTCATCACCCAGACTACTCCGCTCATTCCGCGCGAGGATGAAGATCGTGAAACCCAGCCGACATTGGGCTTCCAGCGCGTGTTGCAGCGCGCCGTCTTTCATGTGCAATCTTCCGGCAATACCGAAGTCAGCGGCGCCAACGTGCTGGTCGCTATCTTCAGTGAGCAGGAGTCACAAGCTGCCTATTTCCTGAAAAAAGCCGAGATCAGCCGTCTCGACGTCGTCAATTTCCTCTCCCACGGGGTGCGCAAGGACAGCAAGCCTGATCTTGGCAGC
It encodes the following:
- the folD gene encoding bifunctional methylenetetrahydrofolate dehydrogenase/methenyltetrahydrofolate cyclohydrolase FolD, encoding MSAKIIDGKQVAQTIRSQVAAQVQQRLAAGKRAPGLAVILVGADPASQVYVGSKRRACEEVGFISRSYDLSATASQEDLLALIDQLNADSHVDGILVQLPLPDHFDTTQVLERIQPDKDVDGFHPYNVGRLAQRIPALRPCTPKGIMTLIEATGVKTHGLHAVVVGASNIVGRPMTLELLLAGCTTTTCHRFTRDLEDQVRRADLLVVAVGKPNFIPGEWIKPGALVIDVGINRLADGSLVGDVEFETARSHASFITPVPGGVGPMTVASLMENTLIACSEYHD
- the cspD gene encoding cold shock-like protein CspD — its product is MATGTVKWFNNAKGFGFICPEGGGEDIFAHYSTIQMEGYKTLKAGQAVNFELQQGPKGNHASVIVPNEAQNM
- the clpS gene encoding ATP-dependent Clp protease adapter ClpS, with the translated sequence MSKQKELFANEEIAEAEKTKLQPPPMYKVVLNNDDYTPMEFVVEVLQKFFGMDLDKATQVMLSVHYSGKGVCGMFTAEIAETKVVQVNTYARNNEHPLLCTMEKA